AGGATCTTGGCGACCGGCGCCTCCTCATCCTGCACATCCACGCGGTCATCCTCGACGGTGGCCGACACGTCTTCGATGTCGCCGACCATCTCTTCGACGTTCGCCTGCATGCTCTGCTGCTTGTCGAGAGCGGCCAGCAGATCGCTCTCCGTGGCCACGACCACGCGGATGTCGTATCCTGTGACGATACGGATGTCGTCGATCGCCAGGACGTTGGCAGGATCGGCCATCGCCACCACGAGCTCGTCGTCCTGCACCTTGATGGGGAGGCATGTGTGCCGCCGCGCCAGATCGATGGGAAGCATGGTCACAGCGCTCGCATCGACATCGATGGCGCCGAGATCCACGAAGGTCAGCCCCATGCTCTCAGCAACCGCCTGGGCGATCGCGTTCTCCTTCACGATGCCCTCGCCGACCAGGACGCCGCTCAGCGACCGGCCAGAGGTGTCCGAAAGGGCAGCGTCGAGCTGCTCCTGCGTGATCACCCCGGAGTCGACCAGAACGCGGCCGAGCCGCTTTCCGGAGGCGGCCATCACGAGTCATCGCCCCCGCCGGCGCCGGTTGAGAGCGCCTCGAGCGCAGTCTCAGCGGCGGCCCGCATGACATCGCGCGGGGTGCGTGACTGCGCGACCTCGCCGCCGGCCCAGATGTCGATCGCGAGGGCTCCCTGCGCGACCAGCATCCCGAGTCCGCCGATGCCGTGTGCGCCCACCTGAGCGGCAGCTCGCAGGAGCGGCGTCTCCGGACGCTGATACAGCATGTCGAGCACGACCTGGCCTTCGCGGAGCCATGACGCGGGAACAGGGCTCGGGTCGTCGAGACTCATGCCCACCGGCGTCGCGTTCACCACGAGATCGGCGCTGCGCACTGCGTCAGCTGCTGATCCATCCAGGGGATAGGCCGTCGCGGTGGTGCCACGCAGATGGTTCGAGACCCTCGCGAGCACGGATTCCGCACGCGCGGGATCGCGATTCACCAGCACCACACTGGAGCTTCGCGCAAGGATGAACGCCGTCACCGCGGCGCCGGCGGCGCCGCCTGCCCCGATTATCGCAACACTCGCCCCAGCCGGATCGAAACCCGCGTCATCCGCCAGCGACTCCAGCATACCGCGCCCATCGGTGTTGTAGCCGATCAGGCGGCCGTCGACGCAGTGGACCGTATTGACGGCGCCCGCCATCTGCGCGAGGGTCGCCGTCTCGTCGCACAGCTCCAACATCGCCTGCTTGTACGGCATGGTCACGTTGAAGCCCACGAACGGCAGACGTCTCGCGGCCTCCGTGAACGCGAGCAGGGCGTGTTGGTCGGTTACGCCGAAGGGCAGACACGCCCAGTTGAGGCCGAGCGATTCGTAGGCAGCGTTGTGCATCACGGGCGACAGCGACTGCGCGATCGGCCAGCCGATGACGGCGGTCGGTCGTGTCCGTCCGTTGATGATCACGCGCCACCTCTCCCTGTCATCGCCCTCAGGCCTCGGGGTTCCTCCCCGCCATTATGCGCTGTTCCAGCCGTCGAAGCACCCGGGTGTGAGGCAGGTCCACGTGCGTGAGGGGCTCCACCAGGACCGTCACCGCCCCGGCGCAGTTGCCGCCGAGGATATCCGTGAACAGCTGATCGCCGATCATCGCACACGCACCCGGCTCCGAGCCGA
Above is a window of Anaerosoma tenue DNA encoding:
- the aroE gene encoding shikimate dehydrogenase; translation: MIINGRTRPTAVIGWPIAQSLSPVMHNAAYESLGLNWACLPFGVTDQHALLAFTEAARRLPFVGFNVTMPYKQAMLELCDETATLAQMAGAVNTVHCVDGRLIGYNTDGRGMLESLADDAGFDPAGASVAIIGAGGAAGAAVTAFILARSSSVVLVNRDPARAESVLARVSNHLRGTTATAYPLDGSAADAVRSADLVVNATPVGMSLDDPSPVPASWLREGQVVLDMLYQRPETPLLRAAAQVGAHGIGGLGMLVAQGALAIDIWAGGEVAQSRTPRDVMRAAAETALEALSTGAGGGDDS